The following are encoded in a window of Panicum virgatum strain AP13 chromosome 5N, P.virgatum_v5, whole genome shotgun sequence genomic DNA:
- the LOC120676068 gene encoding uncharacterized serine-rich protein C1E8.05-like translates to MASITSKDKEEPLELKQGGSKVFSKLFTRESSPAAPSFRVYYGVASAGSVPFLWESQPGTPKNDAVSTATLPPLTPPPSYYTARQQATHRHHRSSSAASSNAGKKHSKQYISIFSAILPKIILHRRSSRSSSSGSPTASSCSSSSSSWAFSSSASSASSLSFRSAQSPAACSSMRSRVYAFSVADVADSEDEGPAAPACFSVRHESFRAFKGCRVAMTVKSALASVGGHGHGHGPAAATATASAQKV, encoded by the exons ATGGCGTCCATCACCAGCAAGGACAAGGAGGAGCCTCTCGAGCTGAAGCAGGGAGGGAGCAAGGTCTTCTCCAAGCTGTTCACCAGGGAGAGCtcccccgccgcgccgtcctTCCGGGTGTACTACGGCGTCGCGTCGGCGGGGTCGGTGCCCTTCCTGTGGGAGTC GCAGCCGGGTACGCCCAAGAACGACGCCGTCTCCACGGCCACCCTGCCGccgctcacgccgccgccgtcctatTACACCGCCAGGCAGCAGGCCACACACAGGCACCACaggtcctcctccgccgcctcctccaacgCCGGCAAGAAGCATTCCAAGCAGTACATCAGCATCTTCAGCGCCATCCTGCCCAAGATCATCCTGCACAGGCGATCCAGCAGGTCCTCGTCGTCCGGCTCGCCCACCGCGtcttcctgctcctcctcctcgtcgtcgtgggCGTTCTCCTCATCCGCCTCCTCGGCGTCGTCGCTGTCGTTCCGCAGCGCGCAGTCGCCCGCTGCCTGCTCGTCGATGCGGAGCCGCGTGTACGCGTTCTCGGTCGCGGACGTCGCCGACAGCGAGGAcgaggggccggcggcgccggcgtgctTCAGCGTGCGGCACGAGAGCTTCAGGGCCTTCAAGGGCTGCCGCGTCGCCATGACGGTGAAGAGCGCGCTGGCGTCCGTCGGCGGgcacggccatggccatggccccGCTGCTGCAACTGCAACCGCATCAGCACAGAAGGTGTGA
- the LOC120676870 gene encoding uncharacterized protein LOC120676870, with protein MMHKAECLIKHGKTKNWSSTRSLDYLTMEQAAQWISDGIYTYKHRCEGGVDIHDIVVKKSRFRILLYYIGTICLLMTVCHILLSKETLGLGSLWSISFAGVIAKWLRCDPVKKESLVIMPTFGVQLEQHFWSGRVHRKFVPTGKILRPVLSECVTPFTFYWSLALLLRDEYGLMLVFKKLNPPAKMLVPIWKALCAFVDSNTLSASVLPQLHDPHKHAEQTEAVWTPDCTLNISS; from the exons ATGATGCACAAAGCTGAATGTTTGATTAAGCATGGGAAGACTAAAAACTGGAGCTCTACAAGGAGCTTGGACTATTTAACCATGGAGCAGGCAGCCCAATGGATATCTGATGGAATATACACTTATAAGCATCGTTGTGAGGGAGGAGTTGATATCCATGATATCGTGGTCAAGAAGAGCAGATTCAGAATTCTTCTGTATTATATCGGCACAATCTGCCTTCTCATGACTGTTTGCCACATCCTGTTGTCAAAG GAGACTTTAGGCCTTGGTTCCCTTTGGAGTATCTCCTTTGCTGGTGTAATTGCAAAATGGTTGCGATGTGATCCTGTGAAGAAAG AGTCGTTGGTGATCATGCCGACTTTTGGGGTTCAATTAGAGCAACACTTTTGGAG TGGTAGAGTTCATCGCAAATTTGTGCCCACTGGCAAGATTCTAAGACCGGTGCTGAGCGAGTGCGTGACCCCTTTCACTTTCTACTGGAGCTTGGCACTGCTTCTACGAGACGAATATGGCCTCATGCTTGTTTTCAAG AAATTGAATCCACCAGCTAAGATGTTGGTCCCAATCTGGAAAGCATTATGTGCATTCGTGGACTCGAATACTTTGAGCGCTTCGGTATTACCTCAATTACACGATCCACATAAACATGCTGAACAGACGGAGGCAGTGTGGACTCCTGACTGCACATTGAACATTTCATCCTGA
- the LOC120675878 gene encoding uncharacterized protein LOC120675878, producing MESTATDDLASLAASFPLLVYDHGEQPDNSHTMLSVADESSRTCRVPELRNSRCLETPCGLVLVADSTSSQCSLWNPQTGEKIALPALDRALSQFCRCLLSDAVSSPDCLVLINDVRQLELLFCHVRGGEGSAWVIQPYDIGYYTVPESHSAPTKKEICNMAAVQGKFYYFVGTVDEVGVLSLARDPEPRLEMSSFGAAMPRFDGHAVTLGATMTYLQESSQELLLVCLFFLDCNFDHIEEVGAYKMDFSKKEWCRVIDIGDRAFLLGPHSFAASCSAGEHGLKRGASTLRSTSLGRPTISTSLTSGKALV from the coding sequence ATGGAGTCGACGGCCACCGATGATCTCGCCTCGCTGGCGGCGTCCTTCCCGCTGCTGGTGTACGATCACGGCGAGCAGCCGGACAACTCTCACACCATGCTCTCGGTCGCCGACGAGTCCTCGCGCACCTGCCGAGTTCCGGAGCTGAGGAACAGCCGGTGCCTCGAGACTCCGTGCGGCCTGGTGCTCGTCGCGGACTCCACCTCGTCGCAGTGCTCCTTGTGGAACCCGCAGACAGGGGAGAAGATCGCGCTGCCGGCGCTGGACAGAGCGCTGTCGCAGTTCTGCCGGTGCCTGCTCTCCGACGCGGTCTCCTCTCCGGACTGCCTCGTCCTCATCAACGACGTCAGGCAGCTAGAGCTGTTGTTCTGCCACGTCAggggcggagaggggagcgcgTGGGTCATCCAGCCCTACGACATTGGCTACTACACGGTGCCGGAGAGCCACTCCGCCCCCACCAAGAAGGAGATCTGCAACATGGCCGCCGTGCAGGGGAAGTTCTACTACTTCGTGGGGACAGTGGATGAGGTCGGGGTTCTCAGCCTCGCTCGCGATCCGGAGCCGCGCCTGGAGATGAGCAGCTTCGGCGCTGCCATGCCCAGGTTCGACGGTCACGCCGTGACGCTGGGTGCCACCATGACCTATCTCCAGGAGTCCTCCCAGGAGTTGTTGCTCGTCTGCCTCTTCTTCCTCGACTGCAACTTCGACCACATCGAGGAGGTTGGTGCCTACAAGATGGACTTCTCCAAGAAAGAATGGTGCAGGGTGATCGACATCGGCGACAGAGCGTTTCTTCTTGGTCCCCATAGCTTCGCCGCCTCGTGCTCGGCCGGGGAGCATGGTCTGAAGAGGGGTGCGTCTACCTTGCGTTCGACTTCTTTGGGGAGACCAACGATTTCTACATCTTTGACCTCAGGGAAGGCACTCGTGTGA